In Halorussus limi, a genomic segment contains:
- a CDS encoding carbon starvation CstA family protein: MVQVIWLVVSVLVLFSAGYLGYSRYLANFVELDEDRTTPAHKYEDGQEYVPAKKPVLLGHHYSSIAGGAPIVGPITAGVVWGWVPALLWIAIGNPLMGSVHDFVSLSSSLRHEGKSIGYIIGEYVGERGKNMLLWFAFLTIILVVAVFALVVAIVFNAFPQAATASLVYIALAFVFGVYLYQLNLPFLLGTVVFVTGVFGGVFAGIEYPLALFPAAADASYPAGTIVLFSGGGGWIPGASSLGVNTAAWVPIIILYGGLASALPVWMLLQPRDYLSSFLLYSGVGGALLAIIVGTIFGTASQPLEIQLAAYKGFMGASGTPLFPLLFITIACGTISGFHSLVSSGTTAKQLNKETDARTIGYGGMLGEGLLATVALATVALVAPDVGGGIGLALPTFASGGGIILTSFGIPTSFGGPFMALVLVSFLLTSTDTAVRLGRYMVEEIVGTDASGVGEVAKNRYANAAIQGVPAYILITSGSWLTLWQLFGGANQLLAALALLTATVWLANWDDSKQLVSTGVPMAVMGTITVLGLGWLAFHDNLYVKFIQGSVNDMTMVQTLSAITQMVLALVLIYLAVSLIRIGYGNIKEARSGAGVAATDGGKPSDD; this comes from the coding sequence ATGGTACAGGTAATTTGGTTGGTAGTTTCGGTGCTCGTACTGTTCAGCGCGGGGTATCTGGGATACTCCCGGTATCTCGCGAACTTCGTCGAACTCGACGAAGACCGAACGACGCCGGCACACAAGTACGAAGACGGGCAGGAGTACGTCCCGGCGAAGAAACCGGTCTTACTGGGGCATCACTATTCGAGTATCGCTGGCGGTGCGCCCATCGTCGGCCCCATCACGGCGGGAGTGGTGTGGGGTTGGGTGCCCGCGCTGCTGTGGATCGCCATCGGCAACCCCCTGATGGGGTCGGTCCACGACTTCGTGTCGCTGTCGAGCAGTCTGCGACACGAGGGCAAGTCCATCGGCTACATCATCGGCGAGTACGTCGGCGAGCGGGGCAAGAACATGCTGCTGTGGTTCGCGTTCCTGACCATCATCCTCGTCGTGGCGGTGTTCGCGCTGGTGGTCGCCATCGTGTTCAACGCCTTCCCGCAGGCGGCGACCGCGAGCCTCGTGTACATCGCGCTCGCGTTCGTGTTCGGCGTCTACCTCTATCAACTCAACCTCCCGTTCCTGCTCGGAACGGTCGTGTTCGTCACCGGCGTGTTCGGCGGCGTCTTCGCGGGCATCGAGTACCCGCTCGCGCTGTTCCCGGCCGCCGCCGACGCCTCGTACCCGGCGGGGACCATCGTCCTCTTCTCGGGCGGCGGCGGATGGATTCCCGGCGCGTCGAGCCTCGGGGTCAACACCGCGGCGTGGGTGCCCATCATCATCCTCTACGGCGGTCTGGCGAGCGCGCTCCCGGTGTGGATGCTGCTCCAACCGCGGGACTACCTCTCGTCGTTCCTGCTCTACAGCGGAGTCGGCGGCGCGCTGCTGGCCATCATCGTGGGCACCATCTTCGGCACGGCGTCCCAGCCCCTCGAAATCCAACTCGCCGCGTACAAGGGCTTCATGGGCGCGAGCGGGACGCCGTTGTTCCCGCTGCTGTTCATCACCATCGCGTGCGGGACCATCAGCGGGTTCCACTCGCTGGTCTCGTCGGGGACGACCGCCAAGCAGTTGAACAAGGAGACCGACGCCCGGACCATCGGCTACGGCGGCATGCTCGGCGAGGGCCTGCTGGCGACGGTCGCGCTCGCGACGGTCGCGCTCGTCGCCCCCGACGTGGGCGGCGGCATCGGTCTCGCGCTCCCGACGTTCGCCAGCGGCGGCGGCATCATCCTCACGTCGTTCGGCATCCCGACCTCGTTCGGCGGTCCGTTCATGGCGCTGGTGCTGGTTAGCTTCCTGCTGACCTCCACCGACACCGCGGTCCGCCTCGGACGGTACATGGTCGAGGAAATCGTCGGCACCGACGCGTCCGGCGTGGGCGAAGTCGCCAAGAACCGCTACGCCAACGCCGCGATACAGGGCGTCCCGGCGTACATCCTCATCACCAGCGGGTCGTGGCTCACCCTCTGGCAGTTGTTCGGCGGCGCGAACCAGTTGCTCGCGGCGCTCGCGCTCCTGACCGCGACGGTCTGGCTGGCTAACTGGGACGACTCGAAGCAACTCGTCTCGACAGGCGTGCCGATGGCGGTGATGGGCACCATCACCGTCCTCGGACTGGGTTGGCTCGCGTTCCACGACAACCTCTACGTCAAGTTCATCCAAGGAAGCGTGAACGACATGACGATGGTTCAGACGCTGTCGGCTATCACGCAGATGGTACTCGCGCTGGTACTCATCTACCTCGCGGTGTCGCTCATCAGAATCGGCTACGGCAATATCAAGGAGGCCCGCAGCGGCGCGGGTGTGGCCGCCACGGACGGCGGGAAACCGAGCGACGACTGA